In Rosa chinensis cultivar Old Blush chromosome 1, RchiOBHm-V2, whole genome shotgun sequence, a genomic segment contains:
- the LOC112185036 gene encoding protein MOR1 — protein sequence MSSEEEKLLKEAKKLPWDDRLFHKNWKVRNEANIDLAALCDSITDPKDSRLREFGSFFRKTLADANSPVQEKALDALIAYLRAADADAGRYGKEVCDTIVAKCLTGRPKTVEKAQASFMLWVELEAVDAFLDAMEKAIKAKVAKAVVPAIDVMFQALSEFGSKIIPPKRILKMLPELFDHQDQNVRASSKGLTLELCRWIGKDPVKSILFEKMRDTMKKELESELVNVTGTARPSRKIRSEQDKEPEREVVSEVVGPGLSEESTADAPQEIDEYELVDPVDILTPLDKSGFWDGVKASKWSERKEAVAELTKLASTKRIAPGDFTEICRTLKKLITDVNIAVAVEAIQALGNLAKGLRTHFSGSSRFLLPGLLEKLKEKKPTMSEALTQTLQAMHTAGCLNLVDIVEDVKTAVKNKVPLVRSSTLNWVTFCIETSNKAVVLKLHKDYVPIFMECLNDGTPEVRDAAFSALTAVAKSVGMRPLERSLEKLDDVRRKKLSEMIMGSEGGTSTAASAVQSSGVTAASLETSDSSFVRKSAASMLSGKRPVQAVPAKQKVGSGKSGGSKKGEVTVQSKASKSVEPPEDVEPAEMSLEEIESRLGSLIKADTISQLKSTVWKERLEAISSFKQEVEALQDINQSVELLIRLLCAVPGWSEKNVQVQQQVIEVITYIASTAMKFPKKCVVLCLLGISERVADIKTRTHAMKCLTSFSEAIGPGFIFERLYKIMKEHKNPKVLSEGILWMVSAVEDFGVSHLKLKDLIDFCKDTGLQSSAAATRNSTIKLLGVTHKFVGPDIKGFLTDVKPALLSALEAEYEKNPFEGAAVVLKRNVRATESTSSISASGLDSLPREDISGKITPTLLKNLESPDWKVRLESIDAVNKILEEANKRIQPTGTVELFGALRGRLYDSNKNLVAATLTAIGNVATAMGAPVEKASKGILSDILKCIGDNKKHMRECTLATLDSWLSAVNLDKMVPYITAAITETKLGAEGRKDLFDWLTRQLSVLSDYNDAVHLLKPASSAMTDKSSDVRKAAEACIAEILRVSGHEAVEKILKDIQGPALALVLERLKPFGSLQAISTGPTSKSIPKVGKSASNGVLKPGTKAVSSRTIAMKGSRPGSILSVQDIAVQSQALLNVKDSVKVDRERIVVKRFKFEEPRIEQIQDLENDMMKYFREDLHRRLLSTDFKKQVDGLEMLQKALPTIRKEIIEVLDILLRWFVLQFCKSNTTSLLKVLEFLHDLFDMFRDEGYMLTESEAAILLPCLMEKLGHNGSGVRKEMKELARQIVQAYTAAKSLPYILEGLRSKNYRTRIECAELVGYLIDHHGAEISGQLKSLQIVASLTAERENEIRKAALNTLASGYKLLGEDIWRYVGKLTGAQKSLIEERFKYTVKDMEKNKEGKPGEARASLRRSVREIGSDVAEQSGEVARSVAAPTLARGNYGHSEIHRERQLLPRGFAAVNGPTDWNEALEIISSEDPDQSVEGMKVVCHELAQSTSDPEGSAMDDLVKDADKLVSCLAKKVATTFDFSLTGASSRSCKYVLNTLMQTFQNKRFAHAVKESTLDSLITELLLWLLDERVPHMDDGSQLLKALNVLMLKILDNADRTSSFVVLINLLRPLDPSRWPAPPANETLAARNQKFSDLVVKCLIKLTKVLQSTIYDVDLDHILQSIHLYLQDLGMEEIRRRAGADDKPLRMVKTVLHELVKLRGAAIKGHLSMVPIDMKPQPIILAYIDLNLETLAAARMLTSTGSGGQTHWGDSAANNPSSATHSADAQLKQELAAIFKKIGDKQTCSIGLYELYRITQLYPKVDIFSQLQNASEAFRTYIRDGLAQMEKNAAAGRTPSSVPMPTPPPASLTVSSPEFAPLSPVHTNSLMDSKSFNVKSEPTSFNLPPAYAEDNRLHNANTARGLVENSLVDPRNERYMGGVTSGTLDAIRERMKSMQLAAASGNLESEARPLMYVNDNQSQGLSGQINRASENPLQSGVLPMDERALSGLQARMERLKSGTLEPL from the exons atgtCGTCGGAGGAAGAGAAGCTGTTGAAGGAGGCGAAGAAATTGCCGTGGGATGATCGGCTTTTCCATAAGAACTGGAAGGTGCGGAATGAAGCCAACATCGACTTGGCTGCCCTATGCGACTCCATCACCGATCCAAAGGACTCTCGTCTCCGTGAATTTG gttCGTTTTTTAGGAAGACTCTGGCGGATGCCAATTCGCCGGTACAAGAGAAGGCACTTGATGCATTGATTGCTTATTTACGAGCGGCTGATGCTGATGCTGGAAG GTATGGCAAGGAAGTTTGTGATACCATCGTTGCGAAATGCCTCACTGGCAGGCCGAAGACGGTGGAGAAGGCTCAGGCTTCCTTTATGCTTTGGGTCGAATTGGAGGCTGTGGACGCTTTCTTG GATGCCATGGAGAAAGCAATAAAAGCCAAAGTTGCCAAAGCTGTTGTGCCTGCAATTGATGTCATGTTTCAAGCCTTAAG TGAATTTGGCTCAAAAATTATTCCTCCGAAAAGGATTTTAAAGATGCTTCCTGAACTATTTGACCATCAAGATCAAAATGTTCGTGCATCTTCTAAAGGACTTACTCTTGAGCTTTGCCGTTGGATAGGAAAAGACCCTGTAAAATCCATATTGTTTGAAAAAATGAGGGATACGATG aaaaaagaattggAGTCTGAGCTCGTCAATGTTACCGGGACAGCCAGGCCATCTCGCAAAATCAG ATCTGAGCAAGACAAGGAGCCAGAAAGGGAAGTTGTATCTGAAGTTGTTGGTCCTGGTCTTTCTGAGGAATCTACAGCGGATG CTCCTCAGGAAATAGATGAATATGAGCTTGTTGATCCTGTTGATATATTGACTCCTCTGGATAAGTCTGGATTTTGGGATGGAGTG AAAGCATCCAAATGGTCAGAGCGAAAGGAGGCTGTTGCTGAGCTCACCAAGCTAGCTTCAACCAAAAGAATAGCTCCTGGTGACTTCACCGAAATATGTAGGACATTAAAGAAG CTTATAACAGATGTGAACATAGCTGTTGCAGTTGAAGCTATCCAAGCTCTCGGCAATCTTGCCAAGGGCCTAAGAACTCACTTCTCTGGGAGTTCGCGTTTTCTATTGCCAGGGTTACTT gagaaattgaaagagaaaaagCCAACTATGAGTGAGGCGCTTACCCAGACTCTTCAAGCTATGCATACAGCTGGCTGCTTAAATCTTGTTGACATTGTTGAAG ATGTTAAGACAGCAGTTAAAAATAAAGTACCTCTTGTACGATCATCAACTTTGAACTGGGTGACATTCTGTATTGAAACAAGTAACAAGGCTGTTGTTTTAAAGTTACACAAGGATTATGTTCCTATATTTATGGAG TGCCTCAATGATGGAACCCCAGAAGTGAGGGATGCAGCCTTTTCAGCTCTGACAGCAGTAGCTAAG TCGGTTGGTATGAGGCCTTTGGAGAGGTCCCTGGAGAAACTTGATGATGTCAGAAGAAAGAAGCTTTCTGAAATGATTATGGGTTCCGAGGGTGGTACATCCACTGCTGCAAGCGCAG TTCAAAGCTCTGGTGTCACTGCAGCCTCTCTGGAG ACTTCAGACAGTTCATTTGTTCGAAAGTCAGCTGCAAGCATGCTTAGTGGGAAGAGGCCTGTTCAGGCAGTT CCTGCTAAACAAAAAGTGGGATCTGGAAAATCTGGTGGCAGTAAGAAAGGGGAAGTAACTGTACAGTCAAAAGCTTCCAAGTCAGTTGAACCACCTGAAGACGTTGAG CCAGCAGAAATGAGTCTTGAAGAAATTGAAAGCAGATTAGGTTCTCTTATAAAAGCAGATACCATCTCTCAATTGAAGAGCACTGTGTGGAAAGAACGGCTTGAAG CCATATCCTCATTTAAACAAGAAGTGGAAGCTTTACAGGACATCAACCAGTCTGTTGAGTTATTAATTCGTTTACTTTGCGCTGTCCCTGGTTGGAGTGAAAAAAATGTTCag GTTCAACAACAGGTAATTGAAGTTATTACCTACATAGCCTCCACTGCAATGAAATTTCCGAAGAAATGTGTGGTACTTTGTCTACTGG GTATAAGCGAGCGGGTAGCAGATATCAAGACTCGGACTCATGCCATGAAGTGTCTGACTTCTTTCTCTGAAGCCATAGGTCCAGGATTTATTTTTGAAAGA cTTTACAAAATAATGAAAGAGCACAAGAACCCTAAGGTTCTTAGCGAGGGAATATTGTGGATGGTTTCAGCTGTTGAAGATTTTGGTGTCTCACATTTGAAGCTTAAG gatttgattgatttttgcaAAGATACTGGACTGCAGTCCAGTGCTGCTGCTACTAGGAATTCTACTATAAAACTTTTGGGCGTTACGCATAAGTTTGTTGGTCCAG ATATTAAAGGATTTCTTACGGATGTCAAACCTGCACTGCTTAGTGCACTGGAAGCAGAGTATGAAAAAAatccatttgag GGTGCTGCAGTGGTTCTGAAGAGAAATGTTCGAGCAACAGAATCGACTTCATCAATTTCTGCTAGTGGGTTGGACAGTCTTCCACGTGAAGATATTAGTGGAAAAATCACACCTACTCTGCTCAAGAATTTGGAGAGCCCTGATTGGAAG gTTCGCTTGGAGTCAATTGATGCTGTAAATAAAATTTTAGAAGAGGCTAATAAGCGCATCCAGCCAACTGGAACTG TGGAGTTATTTGGTGCCTTAAGGGGACGATTATATGACAGCAATAAGAACCTAGTTGCAGCAACCTTGACAGCTATTGGTAATGTTGCAACTGCAATGGGAGCACCGGTTGAAAAGGCGAGCAAG GGCATTCTGTCAGATATTTTGAAATGTATTGGAGACAATAAGAAGCATATGAGAGAATGCACTTTAGCTACTTTAGACTCATGGCTTTCTGCTGTGAATCTTGATAAAATG GTTCCTTATATCACGGCAGCTATAACAGAAACCAAGCTTGGTGCAGAAGGGCGCAAAGATCTTTTTGACTGGTTGACGAGGCAGCTTTCTGTGCTAAGTGATTATAATGATGCTGTACATCTTCTGAAACCAGCTTCCTCTGCTATGACG GATAAATCTTCAGATGTTCGTAAAGCAGCAGAGGCATGCATTGCTGAAATTTTGAGAGTTAGTGGACATGAAGCA gttgagaaaattttgaaagatATTCAGGGGCCAGCTTTAGCTCTTGTTCTTGAACGGTTGAAGCCTTTCGGATCTTTACAAG CAATATCAACGGGACCAACATCCAAAAGCATCCCAAAGGTTGGAAAATCTGCTTCCAATGGAGTGTTAAAGCCTGGAACGAAAGCCGTATCTTCA AGGACCATTGCAATGAAGGGATCAAGGCCAGGTTCAATACTGTCTGTCCAAGATATAGCTGTCCAGTCACAGGCCTTGCTAAATGTTAAAGATTCAGTTAAG GTGGATAGGGAGAGAATAGTGGTTAAGAGGTTTAAGTTTGAAGAGCCACGAATAGAACAGATTCAAGATCTTGAG AATGATATGATGAAGTACTTCAGAGAGGATCTGCATAGGCGGCTTCTTAGTACAGATTTTAAGAAGCAAGTAGATGGGCTTGAGATGCTGCAGAAG GCACTTCCAACTATTAGAAAGGAAATTATTGAAGTTCTGGATATACTGCTTAGGTGGTTTGTTTTACAATTTTGTAAATCAAACACAACATCCCTGTTAAAG GTGCTGGAATTTCTTCATGACCTTTTTGACATGTTTAGGGATGAGGGATACATGTTGACCGAGTCAGAAGCAGCAATTCTTCTTCCATGCCTAATGGAGAAG CTTGGGCACAATGGTTCTGGAGTACGAAAAGAAATGAAGGAGCTGGCCAGACAAATTGTTCAGGCATATACTGCAGCAAAGAGTTTACCTTATATTTTGGAGGGATTGCGTTCTAAGAACTACCGGACACGAATTGAGTGTGCTGAACTTGTTGGATATTTGATCGATCATCATGGAGCTGAG ATAAGTGGACAATTAAAATCTTTGCAAATTGTTGCAAGCTTGACTGCAGAAAGAGAGAATGAAATTAGGAAGGCTGCTCTAAATACGCTAGCTTCCGGTTATAAGCTTCTTG GGGAGGACATATGGAGATATGTCGGGAAGCTAACAGGTGCTCAGAAAAGCTTGATAGAAGAGAGATTTAAGTATACG gttaaaGATATGGAGAAAAACAAGGAAGGAAAGCCTGGTGAAGCTAGGGCTTCTTTAAGGCGTTCTGTCAGGGAAATTGG GTCTGATGTAGCAGAGCAGAGTGGGGAGGTTGCACGATCTGTTGCTGCTCCAACACTTGCTAG GGGCAATTATGGTCATTCTGAGATTCACAGGGAGAGACAGCTGTTACCTCGTGGATTTGCTGCTGTTAATGGCCCAACAGACTGGAATGAAGCTTTGGAGATCATTTCTTCTGAGGATCCTGATCAG TCGGTTGAAGGAATGAAAGTTGTGTGTCATGAGTTGGCACAGTCGACCAGTGATCCAGAAGGCAGTGCAATGGATGACCTAGTGAAGGATGCAGATAAACTTGTTTCATGCTTAGCAAAGAAG GTAGCAACGACTTTTGACTTCAGTTTGACAGGAGCTTCATCTAGGTCCTGTAAATATGTCCTGAACACTCTCATGCAG ACATTTCAAAATAAAAGATTTGCACATGCTGTCAAGGAGAGCACTCTTGATAGTCTAATCACTGAGCTCCTGCTCTGGCTTTTGGATGAGAGGGTTCCCCATATGGATGATGGCAGCCAACTTCTCAAAGCCTTGAATGTCTTGATGCTAAAGATTCTG GATAATGCCGACCGCACTTCGTCCTTTGTGGTTCTTATCAATCTCTTACGTCCTTTAGATCCCTCAAGATGGCCTGCACCTCCAGCGAATGAAACGTTGGCTGCCAGAAACCAGAAGTTCTCTGATCTGGTTGTCAAATGTTTAATCAAACTTACAAAG GTTCTTCAAAGCACCATATATGATGTCGATCTGGACCACATCCTTCAAAGTATCCATTTATACCTTCAAGACTTGGGTATGGAAGAAATCAGGAGAAG AGCTGGTGCCGATGACAAACCATTGCGCATGGTGAAAACTGTTCTACATGAGCTTGTGAAGCTTCGCGGAGCTGCAATTAAAGGTCACCTTTCTATGGTTCCTATAGACATGAAGCCCCAGCCAATTATTCTTGCTTACATTGATCTTAATCTTGAG ACTCTAGCGGCAGCAAGGATGTTGACATCAACTGGGTCTGGGGGCCAAACTCATTGGGGTGATTCAGCAGCTAATAATCCTTCCTCTGCTACACATTCTGCTGATGCACAACTAAAG CAAGAACTTGCTGCCATTTTCAAGAAGATTGGTGACAAGCAGACTTGCTCCATTGGTCTATATGAACTATATCGTATAACCCAACTCTACCCTAAA GTAGATATATTCTCCCAGCTGCAAAATGCCAGTGAGGCTTTTCGGACGTATATTAGAGATGGTTTAGCACAG ATGGAGAAGAATGCAGCAGCTGGAAGGACACCTTCAAGTGTACCAATGCCTACTCCTCCCCCAGCTTCTCTTACCGTTTCTTCTCCTGAATTTGCACCCCTTTCCCCTGTACACACAAATTCCTTAATGGATTCAAAATCATTTAATGTGAAGAGTGAACCAACTAGCTTTAATCTTCCACCGGCATATGCTGAAGACAACAGGCTTCACAATGCCAATACTGCTAGAGGCCTGGTTGAAAACTCGTTAGTTGACCCAAGGAATGAGAGATATATGGGTGGAG TGACTAGTGGGACACTAGATGCAATTAGAGAGAGGATGAAAAGCATGCAACTAGCGGCAGCTTCTGGGAACCTGGAGTCAGAAGCTAGGCCATTAATGTATGTAAATGACAACCAAAGTCAGGGACTCTCTGGTCAGATAAATCGGGCATCAGAGAATCCCCTCCAAAGTGGGGTTCTCCCTATGGATGAAAGGGCATTATCTGGGCTTCAAGCTCGGATGGAGAGACTAAAAAGTGGGACACTTGAACCCCTTTaa